The Huiozyma naganishii CBS 8797 chromosome 1, complete genome genome window below encodes:
- the FHL1 gene encoding Fhl1p (similar to Saccharomyces cerevisiae FHL1 (YPR104C); ancestral locus Anc_3.418), whose protein sequence is MESPKPHETVTNLETNIRPTGSSNIEDSDAVNIPIQQQSAPQHTDVPTLQIESEGEVAFPDEGREGHEKDNVHISSNQTRDAIHDDELKLDLSEGIDSEHFSKLMELDSKGDVEDDIPFSAHEILQESIARNNHEVKSPHGDLIVNFPKVEDIGEPVDLPDSLSPVDDAPDPIHGDTDITGDGGDVTVPQSYQNTPQLSSIKEESGSPEHQGVSRLHSDIEQLDEGHIPETDQAMHTDIPPLSPLVDAKTDGHAGQTTDFVDNPSTIRTQRKGSLIPGTFHPKDTSGNLKLESDPNNPNQAPRAGEINKMARIGSSPEIPEEQGSIIAYARLDFPNFNFYVQTLHAVIGRKSENDTTHKVDVNLGPLKSISRRHAQIFYNFGNGRFELSIIGKNGAFVNEVYVGRGNTVPLEHKTKIQIGGIPFLFVLPEKDKHGEEINAPLDEGATTPLIKDNKIQDVKPPAKVNMKQEVKVKKTKKSDAEKEQSSKKKAGKGATKKIKEKKPPKPPKKVYTLDEIPMEYRTKPTVSYSAMLTTCIRKYSNEKGMSLSEIYGGIRELFPYYKYCPDGWQSSVRHNLSLNKSFRKVSKEGKGWLWGLDEAYIAERERQRQKQAEVAAAKAQAAQLKLEQQNQLKSKKITENAPSKKAMKLNSGDRKQSISQTLAANRSGTKANPANQHKRTMDYLQQQLVILTKDRKGLPKQTIATILTQALRMTINQVTLAAKGKGIVGNPLVALIEKSPRDLNMILAAAVNAATANTTGGKVKQLVSPALLKQMLSPPPAPAAVHPKPSIHSVITETPKEHRSTGKMVGNSSFDPTSLSKFFQPKSQLGSSQPPSSGGGTTNSTNATGNEAANSEDASGATRPDPSVLSLSKSTSPSASVIPQKRPQESESESESSSGSGTSTSGTDSSDDDDDDDEDGEEDNDDDDDDDDDGSDDSGNSDSSDNTSSDDNDDDDDDSAAKEESGTSSDEAGKDGAATPVETRPATNE, encoded by the coding sequence ATGGAATCACCCAAACCCCACGAAACGGTCACAAATTTGGAAACAAACATACGGCCGACTGGGAGCAGCAACATTGAGGACAGCGATGCCGTAAATATCCCAATACAGCAGCAATCTGCACCGCAACATACTGACGTACCGACTCTACAGATAGAGTCGGAGGGTGAGGTTGCGTTTCCCGATGAGGGTCGAGAAGGTCACGAGAAGGACAACGTGCATATAAGTAGCAACCAAACCAGAGACGCGATACATGATGACGAGCTGAAACTGGACCTATCTGAGGGTATAGATAGCGAACATTTTTCTAAGTTGATGGAACTGGATTCTAAAGGCGATGTGGAGGATGATATACCATTTTCAGCTCACGAGATCCTTCAAGAGTCGATTGCAAGGAATAACCACGAGGTAAAGAGCCCACATGGCGATTTGATAGTGAATTTTCCCAAAGTAGAAGACATTGGAGAACCAGTAGATTTACCGGACTCATTATCGCCAGTGGATGATGCACCGGATCCTATCCATGGGGACACAGACATTACTGGGGACGGAGGAGACGTCACAGTACCACAAAGCTATCAGAATACACCTCAACTGTCATCGATAAAGGAGGAGAGTGGCTCACCTGAACATCAGGGGGTAAGTAGGTTGCATAGCGATATTGAACAACTGGATGAGGGACACATACCCGAAACAGATCAAGCTATGCACACAGACATACCTCCTCTATCACCGCTTGTTGATGCCAAAACAGACGGACACGCGGGTCAGACTACTGACTTTGTAGATAACCCTTCAACGATACGAACACAGCGAAAGGGATCGTTAATACCAGGCACGTTCCATCCAAAGGATACGAGTGGGAACCTAAAATTGGAGAGCGACCCGAATAATCCAAACCAGGCACCACGTGCCGGTGAAATCAACAAGATGGCCAGGATCGGATCGTCACCGGAAATCCCAGAGGAGCAAGGTTCGATAATTGCATACGCCAGGTTAGACTTCCCCAATTTCAACTTTTATGTGCAAACGCTGCACGCAGTAATAGGCAGGAAATCCGAGAACGATACAACGCATAAGGTTGACGTCAACTTGGGTCCCCTGAAGTCCATATCGAGAAGACACGCTCAGATATTTTATAATTTTGGGAACGGCAGATTTGAACTCTCCATTATCGGAAAAAACGGCGCCTTCGTCAACGAAGTGTACGTCGGTAGAGGCAACACAGTTCCTTTGGAGCACAAGACGAAGATACAGATCGGCGGTATACCGTTTTTGTTTGTACTGCCGGAGAAGGACAAGCATGGTGAGGAAATTAATGCGCCTCTAGATGAGGGTGCCACGACACCATTGATAAAAGATAATAAGATACAGGACGTCAAACCGCCCGCAAAGGTGAATATGAAACAGGAGGTGAAAGTTAAGAAGACCAAAAAAAGTGATGCAGAAAAGGAGCAATcgagcaagaagaaggccGGTAAGGGAGccaccaaaaaaatcaaggagaagaagccTCCGAAACCACCAAAGAAAGTTTACACTTTGGATGAAATCCCCATGGAATACAGGACAAAACCGACAGTTTCTTACTCCGCCATGCTCACAACATGTATACGAAAGTACTCCAATGAGAAGGGCATGTCTCTTTCAGAGATATATGGAGGTATTAGAGAACTATTCCCATACTACAAATACTGCCCTGACGGTTGGCAATCTTCTGTACGGCACAATCTGTCATTAAACAAATCATTCAGGAAAGTTTCCAAGGAGGGGAAAGGTTGGCTCTGGGGGCTCGATGAGGCATACATAGCCGAGAGGGAGCGGCAGAGGCAAAAGCAGGCAGAGGTTGCCGCCGCAAAGGCGCAGGCTGCGCAATTAAAGCTTGAGCAGCAAAACCAACTGAAGAGTAAGAAAATCACTGAAAACGCGCCCTCAAAGAAGGcgatgaagttgaacagtggGGATAGGAAACAAAGCATATCACAAACCCTTGCGGCGAACAGATCGGGCACAAAGGCGAATCCCGCAAACCAGCACAAACGCACGATGGATTatctgcaacagcagttggTGATCCTGACGAAAGACCGTAAGGGGCTGCCTAAACAGACGATCGCCACGATTCTCACTCAGGCGTTGCGCATGACCATCAACCAGGTGACTCTTGCCGCGAAAGGGAAGGGCATCGTTGGTAACCCGCTTGTTGCCCTGATTGAAAAGAGTCCGCGAGATTTGAACATGATCTTAGCTGCCGCTGTCAACGCGGCGACAGCGAATACCACCGGCGGGAAGGTCAAACAGCTAGTATCACCCGCGTTACTCAAACAAATGTTGAGTCCTCCGCCAGCACCGGCTGCTGTGCATCCCAAACCGTCTATCCATTCCGTGATAACTGAGACGCCGAAGGAGCATAGATCGACTGGGAAGATGGTGGGAAATTCCTCGTTCGATCCAACATCATTGTCTAAATTCTTCCAACCTAAGAGCCAGCTAGGGTCCAGCCAACCTCCCTCCAGTGGTGGCGGTACTACTAATAGTACTAACGCTACTGGCAATGAAGCTGCCAATAGCGAGGACGCTAGTGGAGCCACAAGGCCTGACCCATCTGTCCTCAGTTTGAGTAAATCGACGAGCCCCTCTGCTTCAGTAATACCGCAGAAACGTCCACAAGAGAGCGAAAGTGAGAGTGAAAGTAGTAGTGGTTCAGGTACGAGCACAAGTGGGACGGACTCGAgtgatgacgacgatgacgatgatgaagacggggaagaagataatgacgacgacgacgacgacgacgacgacgggAGCGATGATAGTGGCAACAGCGATTCAAGCGACAATACATCGAGCGATGAcaacgacgatgatgacgatgataGCGCGGCAAAGGAAGAGTCCGGTACATCGTCTGATGAGGCGGGCAAAGATGGTGCGGCGACTCCGGTGGAAACCCGCCCGGCAACCAACGAATGA
- the COG4 gene encoding Golgi transport complex subunit COG4 (similar to Saccharomyces cerevisiae COG4 (YPR105C); ancestral locus Anc_3.419), with protein MPDAETQWDDHLSKNLAKYSLLLDKLTTLSQVTKLQNMVRADHAETAAQLNELVAESHTVHNKQIRRLELRRTGLTSTLSQFHTALNAVRNSNVEARSINTEISTTDAEREFLQQTHSFLNDVRSLKNNISLIQGALKDGDYLVAATAINEINELPSEIVNSQFALATIPTPEMPHSAGEILAQWTDELRTLFKANFTAAVAANNIDDLTFYFKLFPLIGEPTLGLDLYSKFITDIISQENQKFIATALKLDSGFHWVLLQLFKISSTVINEHSKIIERAYGLEYMPFIMTKVEVEVELQSCLVLNYFKETKLDTVAAEVQGTAAKTLINEFSQFLQNWSMYSRFFSVRWREFSAVGEENNETQGPLTLANPITDGSFMRKLHDENIFHTFQDLNLKYLARSSRRSVELEELPDINPLISTTLIPHEDPSSWPISSVLEDVILLLRQSLVCTVNTGQFAILAEFIASVVKFITNDFLVNFVQKRLKRLQEELNNGTIPSLRKYIPHDEETPQERARSPMAKAGSPGYHGPPQTQYQMQQSTGKFNLRGAFANIQSNLQSVVVANELDDQGNDDEINILRLHKYLIYINTLYFFQIATHKLFVEEIVEENARLLPDNFPFNDDCHRIADQLRSAESKISEQTGKLSHWGLRYLFQTALLHRVKRLLNDLFINGTDNNYIANTDDFEDLSQINSFIVKWTNFITPYQNVLYRDAHHALLLLLTDFCKNFVEKRVWALRVNELGAVKLDRELSLFISTICGLNYSLREDFTRVTQIVLLLGFDDDDFDVRTGDIKEELVNSIDWVLSPQDRAQTRSLKVDKRR; from the coding sequence ATGCCCGATGCTGAGACTCAATGGGACGACCATCTGTCCAAAAACCTCGCCAAATACTCGCTCTTGCTAGACAAACTGACCACTCTGTCCCAAGTGACgaaattgcaaaacatGGTCAGGGCAGATCACGCAGAGACAGCGGCTCAATTGAATGAACTCGTCGCTGAGTCACACACCGTACACAACAAACAGATCCGCAGACTTGAATTGAGGAGGACCGGGCTCACTTCGACTTTATCCCAGTTCCATACGGCGCTCAACGCTGTACGTAACTCAAACGTGGAGGCTCGCAGTATAAACACGGAAATATCAACAACAGACGCAGAGAGGGAGTTTCTACAACAGACGCACTCGTTCCTCAATGACGTCAGGTCCCTTAAGAATAACATCTCGCTGATACAGGGCGCGCTGAAAGATGGGGACTACCTCGTCGCGGCAACGGCGATCAACGAGATCAACGAGTTGCCCAGCGAGATTGTCAATTCACAGTTTGCACTCGCGACGATTCCGACTCCAGAGATGCCACACTCAGCTGGGGAAATCCTCGCTCAATGGACGGACGAGTTACGTACGCTGTTCAAGGCGAACTTCACCGCTGCGGTCGCGGCAAACAATATCGACGACCTCACTTTCTACTTTAAACTGTTCCCCCTCATTGGAGAACCCACATTGGGGTTAGATCTCTACAGCAAGTTCATTACAGACATTATATCCCAGGAGAACCAGAAATTCATAGCAACGGCGCTGAAACTGGACTCAGGGTTCCACTGGGTACTCTtacaactgttcaagatctCGTCCACGGTCATTAATGAACACTCGAAGATCATCGAGCGCGCGTACGGACTCGAGTACATGCCCTTCATCATGACCAAAGTCGAAGTAGAGGTGGAGCTGCAGAGTTGCCTCGTCCTTAATTACTTCAAGGAGACGAAACTTGACACCGTTGCAGCAGAGGTACAGGGCACAGCAGCGAAGACTCTGATCAACGAATTCTCGCAGTTCTTACAGAACTGGTCCATGTACTCCCGGTTCTTCTCCGTCAGATGGAGAGAGTTTTCCGCCGTGGGGGAGGAGAACAACGAGACACAGGGCCCGCTCACGTTGGCAAACCCTATAACAGACGGGTCATTCATGAGGAAACTCCACGACGAAAACATCTTCCACACTTTCCAAGATCTAAACCTCAAGTACCTAGCGAGGTCCTCACGCAGAAGTGTCGAGTTGGAGGAATTGCCCGATATCAACCCACTCATCTCAACGACTTTGATCCCGCACGAGGACCCCTCATCGTGGCCCATCAGCTCCGTCCTCGAGGAcgtcatcctcctcctAAGACAAAGTCTCGTGTGCACTGTCAACACGGGCCAATTTGCCATCCTCGCAGAATTCATCGCCAGCGTCGTGAAGTTCATCACAAACGATTTCCTCGTCAACTTCGTCCAAAAGAGACTCAAGCGGCTACAGgaggaattgaacaatGGGACCATTCCATCGCTAAGGAAATACATCCCGCACGACGAAGAAACCCCCCAGGAGAGGGCCCGCAGTCCGATGGCCAAAGCTGGGAGCCCAGGGTACCATGGCCCGCCACAGACACAGTATCAGATGCAACAGTCGACTGGGAAATTCAATCTCAGAGGCGCCTTCGCCAATATCCAATCGAACTTACAGTCCGTCGTCGTTGCAAACGAGCTGGACGACCAGGGGAACGACGACGAAATCAACATCTTGCGGCTGCACAAGTACCTCATCTACATCAACACGTTGTACTTCTTCCAGATCGCCACACATAAACTGTTTGTCGAGGAGATTGTCGAGGAGAACGCAAGACTGCTGCCGGATAATTTTCCCTTCAACGACGACTGCCACCGGATCGCAGACCAATTGCGGTCTGCAGAGAGTAAGATCAGTGAGCAAACGGGGAAACTGTCCCACTGGGGGCTTCGGTACCTGTTCCAAACGGCGCTTCTGCACCGTGTCAAGCGGCTACTAAACGACTTGTTCATCAATGGCACggacaacaactacatcgCGAACACGGACGATTTTGAGGATCTGTCCCAAATCAACAGCTTTATCGTCAAGTGGACAAATTTTATAACACCATACCAGAACGTCCTATACAGAGACGCGCACCACGCGCTCTTGCTTCTCCTGACCGACTTCTGCAAGAACTTCGTCGAGAAGCGCGTGTGGGCTTTGCGGGTAAACGAGTTGGGCGCCGTAAAATTGGACAGGGAACTCAGTCTCTTCATCAGCACAATCTGTGGCCTAAACTACTCGTTACGGGAGGACTTTACAAGGGTGACGCAGATTGTCCTGCTGCTGGGcttcgacgacgatgactTCGACGTCAGAACGGGCGACATCAAGGAGGAGCTCGTCAATTCCATAGACTGGGTGCTCAGTCCGCAGGACAGAGCACAGACCCGCTCTTTAAAGGTTGACAAGAGACGCTGA
- the KNAG0A07550 gene encoding Eisosome component PIL1/LSP1 family protein (similar to Saccharomyces cerevisiae PIL1 (YGR086C); ancestral locus Anc_3.420), whose product MHKTYSLRNARTPTAAQLQNPPPPTASTRGKFFGKGGIAFAFRRNAAGAMGPDLSRKLSQLVKIEKNVLRAMETAANERREAATQLSLWGLENDDDVSDITDKLGVLVYEMSELDDQFIDRYDQYRLTMKSVRDIENSVQPSRDRKDKVADRIAFMRYKEPDNVQKIEVLEQELVRAEAESLVAEAQLSNITRSKLKAAFNYQFESMIEHSEKVALIAGYGKALLELLDDSPVTPGETRPAYDGYEASKQIIIDAEAALNEWTLDYAQVKPTLSFKQEDYADYESESDSDIERAHAQGEPHEEEQHGEDGDLWNNEEGAPVHAQTTTTTTTEQTTVAV is encoded by the coding sequence ATGCACAAGACGTACTCGTTGAGAAACGCTAGGACGCCCACGGCGGCGCAGTTGCAGAACCCTCCGCCACCTACGGCGTCGACGAGGGGCAAGTTCTTCGGGAAGGGCGGGATCGCGTTTGCGTTCCGGCGGAACGCCGCGGGCGCGATGGGCCCGGACCTCTCGCGGAAGCTGTCGCAGCTGGTGAAGATCGAGAAGAACGTGCTGCGCGCAATGGAGACCGCGGCGAACGAGCGGCGCGAGGCGGCGACGCAGCTGTCGCTCTGGGGGCTcgagaacgacgacgacgtctCGGACATCACGGACAAACTGGGCGTGCTTGTGTACGAGATGTCCGAGCTGGATGACCAGTTCATCGACCGCTACGACCAGTACCGTTTGACGATGAAGTCGGTTCGCGACATTGAGAACTCCGTGCAGCCCTCGCGTGACCGGAAGGACAAGGTCGCGGACCGGATCGCGTTTATGCGGTACAAGGAACCGGATAACGTGCAGAAGATCGAGGTGCTCGAGCAGGAGCTCGTGCGTGCTGAGGCAGAGTCCCTGGTCGCAGAGGCACAGTTGTCCAACATCACAAGGTCCAAACTAAAGGCTGCGTTCAACTACCAGTTCGAGTCCATGATCGAGCACTCCGAGAAGGTGGCGCTCATCGCAGGGTACGGGAAGGCGCTGCTCGAGTTGCTAGACGACTCGCCAGTCACGCCGGGGGAGACCAGGCCCGCGTACGACGGGTACGAGGCCTCCAAGCAGATCATCATCGACGCAGAGGCTGCTTTGAACGAGTGGACTCTGGACTACGCGCAGGTCAAGCCCACTTTGAGTTTCAAGCAGGAGGACTACGCCGATTACGAGTCCGAGTCCGACTCGGACATCGAGCGGGCGCACGCCCAGGGGGAACCGCACGAGGAGGAGCAACACGGGGAGGACGGAGACTTGTGGAATAACGAGGAAGGCGCACCAGTGCACGCTCAAACtaccacaaccacaaccaccGAACAGACAACCGTGGCCGTGTAG
- the ISR1 gene encoding putative protein kinase ISR1 (similar to Saccharomyces cerevisiae ISR1 (YPR106W); ancestral locus Anc_3.421), whose protein sequence is MVHGDGGDGGNNGTLDGPPQRLVELLQRDMLRIGGHLTMQDCKAMVWCDPHGGCKSVGTTVFRRGHTVVVRVQQQPDLPQLTLKFVTAQNHTRRVLNEAAVLYALQWDKPCSHVVQFLGVTYLGHEQYAAIRKDTQVPAVVLALYNTDLEQLIQRTRSATLPQCRDRWWTLYRQLSTALAHVHRAGVVHADIKTSNILVDTSTPTLAFKLADFTASFFLEGAHEGGGPALETTLEYSPQSASSGGSQGPTQRGDVYSLALCLLACITGREPYSELLMEKFHSSAVSAASTQWLINAISRDDPIALNVLENTHLYDEWAAELTVVRLMLRGRTLPLD, encoded by the coding sequence ATGGTGCATGGCGATGGTGGTGACGGCGGTAACAATGGGACTCTGGATGGCCCCCCTCAGCGCCTTGTCGAGTTGCTGCAGCGGGATATGCTCCGCATCGGAGGTCATTTGACGATGCAGGATTGCAAGGCAATGGTGTGGTGTGACCCCCATGGTGGGTGCAAATCTGTGGGGACCACTGTGTTCCGTAGGGGACACACCGTGGTGGTGCGtgttcaacagcaaccgGACCTACCACAGCTAACACTCAAATTTGTCACGGCGCAGAATCACACTAGAAGAGTGCTCAATGAGGCTGCTGTGCTCTACGCGCTCCAATGGGACAAACCTTGTAGCCATGTGGTGCAGTTTCTTGGCGTCACGTACCTTGGGCATGAACAGTACGCAGCAATAAGGAAAGACACACAGGTGCCAGCCGTAGTTCTTGCTCTGTACAATACAGATCTCGAACAACTCATACAGAGAACGCGTAGTGCGACGCTCCCGCAGTGCAGAGATCGATGGTGGACTCTGTACAGGCAGCTCTCAACAGCGCTTGCGCATGTTCACCGCGCGGGCGTCGTCCACGCGGATATCAAGACATCCAATATCCTCGTCGACACATCCACACCAACGCTAGCTTTCAAACTCGCGGACTTCACCGCATCGTTCTTTCTCGAAGGTGCGCACGAGGGTGGTGGCCCTGCATTGGAGACTACATTGGAGTACTCACCCCAGAGTGCGTCGTCCGGGGGGTCGCAGGGCCCCACGCAACGCGGGGACGTTTACTCCCTAGCGTTGTGTCTGCTTGCGTGCATCACGGGGAGAGAACCTTACAGTGAGTTGCTCATGGAGAAGTTCCACTCGTCTGCAGTCTCCGCAGCATCGACACAGTGGCTCATTAACGCAATATCAAGAGACGACCCGATCGCATTGAACGTCCTTGAAAACACTCACCTGTACGACGAATGGGCCGCGGAACTCACAGTCGTCAGATTGATGCTCAGAGGGAGGACGCTCCCATTGGACTGA
- the YTH1 gene encoding cleavage polyadenylation factor RNA-binding subunit YTH1 (similar to Saccharomyces cerevisiae YTH1 (YPR107C); ancestral locus Anc_3.422), with product MSVIHPPTDRYQLKFEPFLRQEYQFSRDPDRPVCPDYDARAGVRSCPRGSNCPMKHILPNFSNKIVCKHWLRGLCKKNDQCEYLHEYNLRRMPECVYFAKNGYCTQSPDCQYLHVDPQSRIPRCEYYDLGFCSEGAQCKNRHVKKNGICQRYLNGFCPVGRECSDEHPAFPDDALTDVSVRNRVGIKKDYEINTRKMDLEKERRLNAIINGDIDA from the coding sequence ATGTCTGTGATCCACCCGCCCACGGACCGGTACCAGTTGAAGTTTGAACCGTTTCTGCGGCAGGAGTACCAGTTCAGCAGGGACCCTGACCGCCCCGTGTGTCCCGACTACGATGCGCGTGCTGGTGTTCGGTCGTGCCCTCGTGGCTCGAACTGTCCCATGAAGCACATACTGCCGAACTTCAGCAACAAGATAGTGTGCAAGCACTGGTTGCGCGGGCTGtgcaagaagaacgacCAGTGTGAGTACTTGCATGAGTACAACCTACGGCGGATGCCCGAGTGTGTGTATTTCGCGAAGAACGGGTACTGTACGCAGTCACCGGATTGTCAGTACCTGCACGTGGACCCGCAGTCGCGGATCCCGCGATGCGAGTACTACGACCTTGGGTTCTGCTCCGAGGGTGCGCAGTGCAAGAACCGGCAcgtgaagaagaatggGATCTGCCAGCGGTACTTGAACGGGTTTTGCCCCGTTGGGAGGGAGTGTAGTGACGAGCACCCTGCGTTCCCGGATGATGCACTGACGGATGTGTCTGTGCGGAACCGTGTCGGAATCAAGAAGGATTACGAGATCAATACGAGGAAGATGGACTTAGAGAAGGAGAGGCGTCTGAATGCCATCATCAACGGTGATATAGATGCGTGA
- the RPN7 gene encoding proteasome regulatory particle lid subunit RPN7 (similar to Saccharomyces cerevisiae RPN7 (YPR108W); ancestral locus Anc_3.423), giving the protein MASDNEDEIVQEPVVQMVPNYEVSDRAFLLSLPSIGEQEKQEARQFILETIEKEEMAPYYKHLAGELDQLPYDDALYQRLKATNDQKIKELRDKITELESNDEGALELANGWAELGAYYTQIADLKTHTRCSWGRALKCAISLGAKIDVLFMVVRLGFFYDKQHFVKEKLEEIEALIEKGGDWERRNRYKTYLGVHSLAVRDFKKTAELLVDSLATFTSVELTSYENIATYANVAGLFALERTDLKRKVIDSPEMLSIMTSTPALQSISSLTIALYTSDYASFFPFLLETYDKVLIPCKYLNKHSDFFIREMRRKVYAQLLESYKTLSLKYMATAFGVSVEFLDNDLGKFIPNKKLNCVIDRVNGIVETNRPDNKNAQYQLLVKQGDGLLTKLQKYSTAVKLTGSDRV; this is encoded by the coding sequence ATGGCGTCCGACAACGAGGATGAGATTGTTCAAGAACCCGTGGTTCAGATGGTCCCCAACTACGAGGTTTCAGACAGGGCGTTCCTGCTGAGTTTGCCCTCCATTGGGGAGCAAGAGAAACAGGAAGCTAGACAGTTTATACTGGAGACCAtcgagaaggaggagatgGCTCCTTATTACAAACACCTTGCTGGGGAATTGGACCAGCTGCCCTACGATGACGCCCTGTACCAGCGGTTGAAGGCCACGAACGACCAGAAAATCAAGGAGCTGAGGGACAAGATCACAGAGTTGGAGTCCAACGACGAGGGCGCACTGGAACTGGCCAACGGATGGGCAGAGCTTGGGGCATACTACACGCAGATTGCTGATTTGAAAACGCACACAAGGTGCTCATGGGGGAGGGCTCTAAAATGTGCCATCTCTCTCGGGGCCAAGATCGATGTACTGTTCATGGTGGTGAGACTCGGCTTCTTTTACGACAAACAGCACTTTGTCAAGGAGAAACTCGAAGAGATTGAGGCGCTTATCGAGAAGGGTGGGGACTGGGAGAGGAGAAACAGGTACAAGACGTACTTGGGTGTCCACTCCCTCGCCGTGAGAGACTTTAAGAAGACCGCAGAACTGCTCGTGGACTCCCTAGCGACATTCACCTCCGTTGAGCTGACCTCTTACGAGAACATTGCAACGTATGCAAACGTCGCTGGTCTGTTCGCTCTGGAGAGAACAGacttgaaaagaaaggtcATCGACTCGCCGGAAATGCTGTCCATCATGACCTCCACACCGGCGTTGCAATCCATCTCATCGCTGACCATTGCCCTGTACACGTCGGACTACGCGAgcttcttccccttcctgCTGGAAACGTACGACAAAGTGCTCATCCCTTGTAAGTACCTGAACAAGCACTCCGATTTCTTCATTAGGGagatgaggaggaaagtTTACGCCCAATTGCTAGAGTCGTACAAGACTCTTTCGCTGAAGTACATGGCTACTGCATTTGGCGTCTCGGTCGAGTTTTTGGATAACGATCTCGGGAAATTCATCCCAAACAAAAAACTCAACTGCGTGATCGATAGGGTCAACGGGATCGTTGAGACAAACAGACCAGACAACAAAAACGCCCAGTACCAATTGCTCGTGAAACAAGGTGACGGTCTGCTGACCAAATTACAAAAGTACAGCACGGCGGTCAAATTGACAGGTTCTGATCGGGTGTAA
- the GLD1 gene encoding Gld1p (similar to Saccharomyces cerevisiae YPR109W; ancestral locus Anc_3.427), with protein sequence MTTLNRIDENSSKRRVYMLRKSYFQKNLVQMISVLGFILIVLPHIKYGTSLLVVFIRYSIQVLLTKPFPDDEQLLLMARRIQWRTNHGRHGENANTGESTDDQLSWIPGAFQSTSTNVATVTEAMEQQTVIASKKSIRTVLFHSSLTLNIIFLVWALFHPTDFAGKLDGKIPTERGFNNAASPFYSQRGLLEGEFRGSFLLHLIGNPLPTNNITSNLGILFYNLLILMAQFTLFTLTCINFSGIDYKEPFDDRSLVSDGYDGTVFVIGIDHTNAINIMLRPRNEIEDR encoded by the coding sequence ATGACCACACTAAACAGGATAGATGAGAATTCATCAAAAAGGAGAGTGTACATGCTTCGAAAAAGCTACTTCCAGAAGAACTTAGTTCAGATGATTAGTGTGTTAGGTTTTATTCTCATAGTCTTGCCCCATATTAAGTACGGTACCTCGTTACTGGTGGTTTTCATACGGTATAGCATACAAGTCCTCTTGACGAAACCATTCCCAGATGATGAGCAACTTCTGCTGATGGCTCGTCGTATACAATGGAGGACCAATCATGGGAGACACGGGGAAAACGCGAATACTGGAGAAAGTACCGATGATCAATTGAGTTGGATACCCGGTGCTTTCCAATCTACCTCAACCAATGTGGCTACTGTTACCGAAGCTATGGAGCAACAAACTGTAATTGCCAGTAAGAAGTCTATTCGGACGGTACTATTCCACTCGTCCTTGACCCTTAATATCATATTTTTGGTCTGGGCACTGTTCCATCCAACCGATTTTGCCGGTAAACTAGACGGCAAGATACCAACAGAAAGGGGTTTCAATAATGCAGCATCTCCATTTTACAGTCAACGAGGTTTGCTCGAAGGTGAGTTCAGGGGCTCGTTTCTATTGCATCTAATCGGGAACCCTCTACCGACAAACAACATAACGAGCAATCTTGGAATTCTCTTCTACAACTTGCTCATACTAATGGCACAATTCACTTTATTCACATTAACATGCATAAATTTCAGCGGCATTGACTACAAGGAACCTTTTGATGATCGATCTCTGGTAAGTGATGGCTATGACGGAACTGTCTTTGTTATCGGAATAGATCATACAAACGCCATCAACATTATGCTGCGCCCCAGAAACGAAATTGAGGACCGTTGA